The following are encoded together in the Tripterygium wilfordii isolate XIE 37 chromosome 18, ASM1340144v1, whole genome shotgun sequence genome:
- the LOC119983303 gene encoding protein MICRORCHIDIA 6-like isoform X2, translating into MFLHSNATSHKWAFGAIAELLDNAVDEIQNGATFVLVDKTSNPRDGSPALLIQDDGSGMDPEAMRRCMSFGFSDKKSKSAIGQYGNGFKTSSMRLGADVIVFSRHLDDRLLTQSIGLLSYTFLTRAGHDRIVVPMVDYEFNETSGMLEMSTRFGKEHFMSNLSMLLQWSPYSTESELLKQFDDIGPHGTKVVLYNLWFDDEGNMELDFDTDIQDICLGGNIKEVETIRRSKVNEGHIANRYYYSLRVYLSILYLHIPESFSIILRGQVVEHHSIAKDLKYPECILYRPQSGGCLEGQVITTIGFLKEAPHLNIHGFNVYHKNRLILPFWKVLSTSDSRGRGVVGVLEANFVEPTHNKQDFEKTSLFQKLEVRLKDMTSEYWHCHCTLIGYQSQKRPRAPVDREDSSRCMPHSGKVKPVTLNQAFPAVDSAKAGPPGLHLKRKGHDELVQLEKVKRQAVKRSNDAQRHSETNLTENQLEDSEAAYLMQENRKLHAKCLEHEERKEELNLKLTQLRRELRAVQHESEQLLAELKSLDAIKAEKVVNV; encoded by the exons ACGATGGCAGTGGAATGGACCCTGAAGCAATGCGACGTTGTATGAGTTTTGGATTTTCAGATAAGAAATCCAAATCTGCAATTGGACAAT ATGGTAACGGCTTCAAGACCAGTTCCATGAGACTTGGGGCCGATGTTATTGTGTTCAGCCGCCACTTGGACGACAG GCTGTTGACTCAAAGCATCGGTCTCCTCTCTTACACTTTTTTGACCCGAGCAGGACATGATCGAATAGTAGTGCCAATG GTGGATTATGAGTTTAACGAGACTAGTGGCATGTTGGAAATGTCGACCCGGTTTGGTAAAGAACATTTTATGTCTAATCTTTCTATGCTGTTGCAGTGGTCTCCTTATTCAACAGAATCGGAGCTTCTGAAGCAG TTTGATGACATTGGACCTCATGGCACaaaagttgtcctctacaatTTATGGTTTGATGATGAGGGGAACATGGAGCTAGACTTTGATACCGATATTCAG GATATTTGTCTTGGTGGTAATATAAAAGAGGTTGAGACAATCCGTCGGAGTAAAGTAAATGAAGGGCACATTGCTAACCGGTATTATTATTCTCTTCGT GTATACTTGTCCATCTTGTATCTACACATACCCGAAAGTTTCAGCATAATATTGCGAGGGCAAGTCGTTGAGCATCATAGCATTGCCAAAGATCTCAAATATCCAGAATGCATCTTGTATAGACCGCAAAGTGGTGGCTGCTTAGAg GGTCAAGTAATAACTACAATTGGTTTTCTAAAGGAAGCTCCACATCTTAacatacatggtttcaatgtaTATCACAAAAATCGTCTAATACTG CCATTTTGGAAGGTCTTAAGCACCTCGGATAGCCGAGGAAGAGGAGTGGTTG GTGTTCTGGAGGCAAATTTTGTTGAGCCTACGCATAACAAGCAAGATTTTGAGAAAACTTCTCTTTTTCAGAAGCTTGAAGTACGCCTGAAGGACATGACGTCAGAATACTG GCATTGTCATTGTACTCTAATTGGATACCAAAGCCAAAAAAGGCCTCGAGCCCCAGTGGATAGGGAAGATTCATCACGGTGCATGCCACATAGCGGGAAAGTGAAACCTGTAACATTGAATCAAGCTTTTCCTGCCGTCGATAGTGCGAAAGCAGGTCCTCCAG GTTTACATTTGAAGAGGAAGGGGCATGATGAGTTAGTGCAACTTGAAAAGGTGAAGAGACAAGCGGTAAAAAGGTCCAATGATGCTCAACGCCATTCTGAAACAAAC CTTACTGAAAATCAGTTGGAAGATTCAGAGGCTGCGTACTTGATGCAGGAAAACAGGAAACTTCATGCCAA ATGCCTGGAACATGAGGAGAGGAAGGAAGAACTTAATCTCAAG CTAACCCAACTTAGAAGGGAGCTCAGAGCTGTTCAGCACGAGTCTGAGCAGCTGTTGGCTGAATTGAAGTCGTTAGATGCAATCAAAGCGGAAAAGGTTGTGAATGTGTAA